Proteins from one Deinococcus actinosclerus genomic window:
- a CDS encoding CopD family protein, which produces MPALLNGLVFLGLALLLGGAFARRGLTPGSPPAAVLGAGLGGLLLGWGGQVAVTLSALGMTAPGDVLAYLTATTPGRAMLTGLIGALLLLAAELTATAPSGDGAHPARPGWPALAGLGGALLLAWGVAGVGHGAGHGAWVRGLHAAHALAMSVWLGGVLALLRARPLSTALARRFTPAALGSVLVLAATGLLMAGEHLTGPAQWLGSLYGQVLLVKLALVGLALGAAALVRRAFAARRPQVRLILAREALLLVAALGVTAVLTTQAPPHLSAHPGHPAPP; this is translated from the coding sequence GTGCCGGCACTGCTGAACGGACTGGTGTTCCTGGGGCTCGCGCTGCTGCTGGGCGGCGCGTTCGCCCGGCGCGGGCTGACCCCCGGCTCACCCCCGGCGGCGGTGCTGGGGGCCGGGCTGGGCGGGCTGCTGCTGGGCTGGGGCGGGCAGGTGGCCGTCACGCTGTCGGCGCTGGGTATGACCGCGCCCGGCGACGTGCTCGCGTACCTGACGGCCACCACGCCCGGCCGCGCCATGCTGACCGGGCTGATCGGGGCGCTGCTGCTGCTCGCGGCCGAGCTGACGGCCACCGCGCCGTCCGGGGACGGAGCCCATCCCGCTCGGCCCGGGTGGCCGGCGCTCGCGGGTCTGGGGGGCGCGCTGCTGCTCGCCTGGGGCGTGGCGGGCGTGGGCCACGGGGCCGGGCACGGGGCCTGGGTGCGGGGCCTGCACGCCGCGCACGCGCTGGCGATGTCGGTGTGGCTGGGGGGCGTGCTGGCCCTGCTGCGCGCCCGGCCGCTGAGCACGGCGCTGGCGCGGCGCTTCACCCCGGCCGCCCTGGGCAGCGTGCTCGTGCTGGCCGCCACGGGACTGCTGATGGCAGGCGAGCACCTGACCGGCCCGGCGCAGTGGCTGGGCAGCCTGTACGGGCAGGTGCTGCTCGTAAAGCTCGCACTTGTGGGGCTGGCCCTCGGGGCGGCCGCGCTCGTGCGCCGGGCCTTCGCGGCGCGCCGCCCGCAGGTGCGCCTGATCCTGGCGCGGGAGGCCCTGCTGCTCGTGGCGGCGCTGGGCGTGACGGCCGTCCTGACCACCCAGGCGCCGCCCCACCTGTCGGCGCACCCCGGTCACCCGGCGCCCCCCTAA
- a CDS encoding rhomboid family protein, translating into MRAPPNRPPLARPAAAPRPATSLGRAAAVTAALIAGLWVQEGADQLVFQGQLDQFGIEPRAPGTFWHVLTAPFLHAGFGHLIANTVPLAVLTFMSALRGVARFLTALLLIVLIGGGLVWLLGRGGSVHLGASELVFGLLAYLLGVGWWERTPLAVGVAVAAFLLYGGILWGVLPANPAVSWEAHLFGFVGGLIAAAILHRKRPPARPAPGFPR; encoded by the coding sequence ATGCGCGCCCCCCCGAACCGCCCTCCACTGGCCCGCCCTGCTGCGGCCCCGCGTCCGGCGACCAGCCTGGGCCGCGCAGCCGCCGTCACCGCCGCCCTCATCGCGGGCCTGTGGGTGCAGGAGGGCGCCGATCAACTGGTGTTCCAGGGGCAGCTCGATCAGTTCGGCATCGAGCCGCGCGCGCCCGGCACGTTCTGGCACGTCCTGACCGCGCCGTTCCTGCACGCGGGCTTCGGGCACCTGATCGCGAACACCGTGCCCCTGGCCGTCCTGACGTTCATGAGCGCCCTGCGCGGCGTGGCGCGGTTCCTGACAGCGCTGCTGCTGATCGTGCTGATCGGCGGCGGACTGGTCTGGCTGCTGGGACGGGGCGGCAGCGTTCACCTGGGCGCCAGTGAACTGGTGTTCGGGCTGCTCGCGTACCTGCTGGGGGTGGGCTGGTGGGAACGCACCCCGCTGGCGGTCGGCGTGGCGGTCGCGGCCTTCCTGCTGTACGGCGGGATCCTGTGGGGCGTGCTCCCGGCGAACCCGGCGGTGTCGTGGGAGGCGCACCTGTTCGGCTTCGTGGGCGGCCTGATCGCCGCGGCGATCCTGCACCGGAAGCGTCCCCCGGCGCGGCCCGCCCCCGGCTTCCCGCGCTGA
- a CDS encoding DUF1775 domain-containing protein: MFNLKTVLPLAAALLLSVAGAHATVRTEAGLTESAAGKSETYRLNVPTEKEIATTRIRLVVPAGVVISRFQVTPGFTRTVKKDAAGLVTEVVWTGRVAPMEYARFFFQARNPAAAGEVVWKIYQTYSDGSVVAWDDTNPAEGPASRTTVK; the protein is encoded by the coding sequence ATGTTCAACCTGAAAACTGTCCTGCCCCTGGCCGCCGCCCTGCTGCTCTCCGTCGCGGGAGCGCACGCCACCGTCCGCACCGAGGCCGGCCTGACCGAATCCGCCGCCGGCAAGAGCGAGACGTACCGCCTGAACGTTCCCACCGAGAAGGAGATCGCCACCACCCGGATCCGCCTCGTGGTGCCGGCCGGGGTCGTGATCAGCCGCTTCCAGGTCACGCCCGGGTTCACGCGCACCGTGAAGAAGGACGCGGCTGGCCTCGTGACCGAGGTGGTCTGGACGGGCCGCGTGGCCCCCATGGAGTACGCCCGTTTCTTCTTCCAGGCGAGGAACCCGGCGGCGGCCGGTGAGGTCGTCTGGAAGATCTACCAGACGTACAGCGACGGCAGCGTCGTCGCGTGGGACGACACGAACCCCGCCGAGGGGCCCGCCAGCCGGACCACCGTCAAGTAA
- a CDS encoding copper resistance CopC family protein has product MKNILPLLAALTLSAASAHTAVSGVTPALNATVTAPKTVTLAFSEPVELRFSTFRVMAVPAGVTVAEAARRALAEKADSAALANRPASLSGAAARLALTLKPNLKSGQYVIAWKILSEDGHPVTGQSTFRVK; this is encoded by the coding sequence ATGAAGAACATCCTGCCCCTGCTGGCTGCCCTGACCCTGTCCGCCGCTTCTGCCCACACCGCCGTGTCGGGCGTCACCCCGGCCCTGAACGCGACCGTGACCGCCCCGAAGACCGTGACCCTGGCGTTCAGCGAACCCGTCGAACTGCGCTTCTCGACGTTCCGCGTGATGGCGGTCCCGGCGGGCGTGACGGTGGCCGAGGCCGCGCGCCGCGCCCTGGCCGAGAAGGCCGACTCGGCGGCCCTGGCGAACCGCCCGGCCAGCCTGAGCGGCGCGGCGGCCCGGCTGGCCCTGACCCTGAAACCGAACCTGAAGTCCGGCCAGTACGTGATCGCGTGGAAGATCCTCTCGGAGGACGGGCATCCGGTGACCGGCCAGAGCACCTTCCGGGTCAAGTGA